One part of the Torulaspora delbrueckii CBS 1146 chromosome 8, complete genome genome encodes these proteins:
- the TMA20 gene encoding translation machinery-associated protein 20 (similar to Saccharomyces cerevisiae TMA20 (YER007C-A); ancestral locus Anc_7.152) produces the protein MFRKFTKDDVHSRSKVKSSIQRTLKTKLVNQYPQLEEVIDELIPKKSQIELIKCEDKIQLYAVDGEVLFFQKFDELIPTLKLVHKFPAAYPTVQVDRGAIKFVLSGANIMCPGLTSPGAALPDAPGFEEESIVVINAENKDSALAIGKLMMSTEEIKSVNKGHGVEMIHHLGDPLWTFNVE, from the coding sequence aTTCACAAAGGACGACGTTCATTCCCGTTCAAAGGTTAAATCCTCTATTCAAAGAACTCTAAAGACCAAATTGGTCAACCAATATCCACAATTAGAAGAAGTCATTGATGAACTAATTCCCAAGAAAAGTCAAATTGAATTGATAAAGTGTGAGGATAAGATTCAGCTATATGCTGTTGACGGCGAAGTGCTttttttccaaaaattcgaTGAGCTGATCCCAACGCTTAAACTGGTTCACAAATTCCCGGCGGCTTACCCAACAGTTCAAGTCGACAGAGGCGCAATCAAGTTTGTTCTTTCCGGTGCTAACATCATGTGTCCTGGTCTGACGTCGCCTGGTGCCGCACTTCCAGATGCCCCAGGTTTCGAAGAGGAATCAATAGTCGTGATCAACGCTGAAAATAAAGACAGTGCCTTGGCTATCGGAAAACTGATGATGAGTACAGAGGAAATAAAATCTGTAAATAAGGGACATGGTGTTGAAATGATTCATCACCTCGGAGACCCGTTATGGACTTTCAACGTCGAGTAG